AAGTTTCCTTTCAATCAAAAAGAAATATTGGAAAAAATTCCCTTTCTTTTTACCAAAACCTGCCGGGAAAGTCAAAATATGACGGATTTACCAGTATCGGTAATTCCACTCCAGATGCGCTGATTCTATCTTGCAGAATTTGTCATGCCCGGAGAAATATATTTTCCTGTAAGCGCCGCCACTTCTGCCCTTCCTGCCATCAGAAGCGAGTGGTGGAGTTCGGGGAATGGTTGTTGTTTGTTTCCTTTGGTAATCAATAAATGTTAACTGTTTTGATTCCATTTAGTTGTAGGTGGAGCAAGCAATTTTCATAAAACACATTCCCAACTAATTTGCTTGACACATGGAGGATGCGGAACGCCTGCCAGTCCTGCAGAACGCTCGGAAATATCTTGACACACTGTTTATAAATATCTACAATAAGTAACATCATCACGGGGAACTCACAAGACAATTAAAAAAACACCAGGAGAGTGTCCGAAGAGCTAATATTTTACCCGCAGGGTATGCGGGGTTGCCGGAATGAATCATTCTCTCAATTCCTAAGTTTTAACTCTGTGATCTCCGCGTACTCGAACGACCGTATGGGAGTGGGCGTGAGGATAAAAGATATTAAAGCATTATCTCTCGCAGAGCCCGCAGGGTACGCAGAGAAAGGCAGGTATATCCAAATGGACGGAAGGGATGTTCTTTAAAAAATAAATAAAATTAAAAAGGAACGAAATGTAAAGAAATACCGTCAAAGTTTCTTAATTTTTTAAGAACATCTCCTTGATTCCCCAAGTCCGATAAACAAATGCGCAACAAGTATTTTATCTTGTCTTTTTCAAATCCCGGTAAAAGTTTTCGTGGACACCCAATGCAAGTAAAAACAGGGTCTCTTTGTCAAACTCGTATGCAAGAAGAAATTGTTGTTCCAGCGCGCGGAATTTGTATACCCGCACCCCGGCGAGATCACCTATTTTTTCTTCACCACACGACACATCGGAAAGAATGTGCATGATTGCTTCATTGACCGGCTTGATCTGGTTCGAATGGAGTTTTTTGTACCTGCGCCTGAAGTATGATGTCTGAACAATCTTCATTCTTTGGTAAATTCGAAGGGTTCAAAATCTCCCTGTTTCTTAGCCGCCAATATATCACGAATGAATTCAATGGGCAGATCAGGATTATCAAGAGCGGCCCTTCCTATCTTGGCCCAGTAGGCTATCTGCAGCGGCACTGTGCGACATTCTGCCTCGGCACTTCGTTTTGCTTCTTCGTATAATTCGTCATCAATCCGGATCGCCACACTCATACGTCACCTCCTGCTACAATTGTAGCATTGTGAAACAAATAAAACAAGTATCTTAGTTTTGAATCTCGATGCTTTCACCAGCTCGTAGGTGGAAGATTATATAAAACTCTGCGATCTCTGCGTACTCGAACGACCGTATGGGATTGGGCCTGTCCCCGTAAGGGGGCGAGAGGATAGCAATAAGCTTTTTTACAAAACCAATTAAAAGTAGAGGGGGTAATATGGCAACAAGAAAGACAAGTGTAAATCCTGAATTTCTGTATATTCCAGTGGAACAGATCGTGGTATTGGAACAGGTGCGGTCAAACATTGATATCGAGACAGACTCATTCAAGTCGCTCATGCAGTCGATCAAAGACAAAGGCATCCTGGAACCGCTTATTGTAACCGGACAGGATGACGGAACATATCTACTCATCTGCGGGGAGAGACGTCTTGTGGCAGCCAGACAATTAGGGTTTGAATCCGTACCAATCAGAATTATTGAAGCAGGCAAAGAATTAGGCGACACCATAGCCCTTCAACTGACAGAGAACCTCCAGCGTGAAGACTTAAATCCCATAGATCAGGCCAAAGGAATACTCTCATTTATCCAGGCGAAACATCCTGACCAGGGGTATGATGTGGATGGGGTAATGAGCGATCTCGTAAAGTATAACCGAAAACCAGATACTCTATCGGAGGCATTGGTGTTCACATTGAACACCATCATTGAAATCTCTGCAAAGTCTTATCCTACCTTGTTCCGCACAATTTCACTTTTAAAACCTTCTCCTGAAATTCAGGCCGAAATCAGGTCAGGAAATATCCCTGTTTCCCAGGGATATTTCTTTGCTGCGAAACTTGGAAGCCCTTACTTTTTTACCATCTTCGATGAAATAATGGAGATGCCTGTAACTAATGCAAAATTAGAGAAGATGCTTACCGCGTACAAAAGAAGAAAACCCAAATCAACAGACCCGAAACCCATACCTATGAAAATAAAGGTTGCAGGATTGCAGACCACAAAAAACATATTTTGAGGAAAAGTCGGGGATGTATACAAAATCAGACCTCCAAACACTCATTGAAAAATTGCGCGTATTCCTTGCTTCAGTAGAACATCAGATTAAAACAACCCCGGAAGTTGTGCCGGAGAAAAAACCGGTTAAAATCCTGGCAGGCTTTATTACGCATAAAAAACATACAACTTCCGGTACTTAATATTTGCTCAGGAATCTTTCTCCCTACAAAATGTTAATGTAACTGATTGGACGTTATTTTCCTAAAAGCCAGGGCTTTACATATAAAGTTGACTTTTTATTTTCTTGCCGTTAATATAACTATAATGCTTGAGGAAACGATAAAAAAGTACGGCATGGCTATACTTATGCTCGCATTGATATTTTCACTGTTTTTTGCCGACGGTGGTATTTTGGCATATATTAAAACAAAAATGGATATAAAAAAGGTGAATGTTGAAATTCAAAAATTAGAAAAAGAGAATACAGTCCTGATGAGTGAAATGGAAAGACTACAGAAGGACGACAAGTATCTCGAAGATGTGGTAAGAACAAAATACGGTTTTTTGCGGGAAGGCGAAAGGCTTTACATGGTAGAGAAAGAGAAATAATATGAGATATGAGGGGGCAATATACAGACCGCCAAGCGAGGCAGACAGTCTTATCCTGCAGGTAACCATAGGGTGTTCTCACAATAAGTGCACTTTTTGCGGTTCTTTCAAAGACAAAAAATTCAGGGTGAGAAGCTTTGATGAAATCAAAGAAGATGTGGACGAGGCCAAGGCATATGCAAGGCACATCAAAAAGGTGTTTATTGCGGATGGGGATGCACTGATCATACCCCAGACGAGACTTCTTCCCATCGTTGAGCTTATAAAGGACTCTTTTCCCAGGCTTGAGAGGATAGGCGTTTACGGCAACACAAAATCTATTTTAAAAAAATCAGTGGAAGAGCTGAAGGCGCTGAAAGATCTCGGGGTCGGGATTATCTACCTCGGTGTAGAATCAGGAGATCAGGTTACACTTGATAGAGTACATAAAGGGACTATTCTGGACAAGACGGCTGAGGCAGCAAAAAGGGTCAAAGACTCAGGCATTATTCTTTCAGTGACGGTGCTGTTGGGCCTCGGTGGGGTGGAGCGAAGCAAAATACATGCTGAAGAGACAGGAAAATTCTTAAGCAGGATTGACCCTGATTACGCAGGCGCCTTGAGTGTTATTGTAGTGCCCGGTACTGTCCTGGCCGAAGAAGTGAGACAGGGCACATTTAAAGTCCCGGATCCTTATCAACTGCTTGATGAACTGGCCATCATGATTGAAAATATTGATGCAACACATATGTTTTTTGCCTCTAACCATGCCTCAAATTACCTCCCTGTTAAGGCATGGCTCCCTGAAGAAAAAGAAAAGACTTTAAATTCAATCCGGTATGTCCTGAAA
This genomic window from Pseudomonadota bacterium contains:
- a CDS encoding septum formation initiator family protein, which gives rise to MLEETIKKYGMAILMLALIFSLFFADGGILAYIKTKMDIKKVNVEIQKLEKENTVLMSEMERLQKDDKYLEDVVRTKYGFLREGERLYMVEKEK
- a CDS encoding ParB/RepB/Spo0J family partition protein, which encodes MATRKTSVNPEFLYIPVEQIVVLEQVRSNIDIETDSFKSLMQSIKDKGILEPLIVTGQDDGTYLLICGERRLVAARQLGFESVPIRIIEAGKELGDTIALQLTENLQREDLNPIDQAKGILSFIQAKHPDQGYDVDGVMSDLVKYNRKPDTLSEALVFTLNTIIEISAKSYPTLFRTISLLKPSPEIQAEIRSGNIPVSQGYFFAAKLGSPYFFTIFDEIMEMPVTNAKLEKMLTAYKRRKPKSTDPKPIPMKIKVAGLQTTKNIF
- a CDS encoding radical SAM protein is translated as MRYEGAIYRPPSEADSLILQVTIGCSHNKCTFCGSFKDKKFRVRSFDEIKEDVDEAKAYARHIKKVFIADGDALIIPQTRLLPIVELIKDSFPRLERIGVYGNTKSILKKSVEELKALKDLGVGIIYLGVESGDQVTLDRVHKGTILDKTAEAAKRVKDSGIILSVTVLLGLGGVERSKIHAEETGKFLSRIDPDYAGALSVIVVPGTVLAEEVRQGTFKVPDPYQLLDELAIMIENIDATHMFFASNHASNYLPVKAWLPEEKEKTLNSIRYVLKQKDPSMLRPEYMRAL
- a CDS encoding ParD-like family protein; translation: MSVAIRIDDELYEEAKRSAEAECRTVPLQIAYWAKIGRAALDNPDLPIEFIRDILAAKKQGDFEPFEFTKE
- a CDS encoding type II toxin-antitoxin system RelE/ParE family toxin, with product MYQRMKIVQTSYFRRRYKKLHSNQIKPVNEAIMHILSDVSCGEEKIGDLAGVRVYKFRALEQQFLLAYEFDKETLFLLALGVHENFYRDLKKTR